A genomic region of Dickeya solani IPO 2222 contains the following coding sequences:
- the hinT gene encoding purine nucleoside phosphoramidase: MAEEIIFSKIIRREIPADIVYQDELVTAFRDIAPRTPTHILIVPNVLIPTVNDTAPEHEAALGRMITVAGSIARQEGIAEDGYRLIINCNRHGGQEVYHIHMHLLGGRPLGPLLAG, encoded by the coding sequence ATGGCTGAAGAAATCATTTTCAGTAAAATCATTCGTCGGGAAATCCCCGCCGATATCGTGTATCAGGATGAACTGGTGACCGCCTTTCGCGACATCGCGCCACGTACTCCCACCCACATTCTGATTGTGCCGAATGTGCTGATTCCCACCGTGAATGACACCGCGCCGGAACATGAAGCGGCGCTCGGCCGCATGATCACCGTCGCGGGCAGCATTGCCCGTCAGGAAGGGATTGCGGAGGACGGTTACCGCCTGATCATCAACTGCAATCGCCACGGCGGTCAGGAGGTGTATCACATCCATATGCATCTGCTGGGCGGCCGCCCGCTGGGTCCGTTGCTGGCCGGTTGA